A genomic stretch from Gardnerella leopoldii includes:
- a CDS encoding ABC transporter permease translates to MIRNNNQVETMRNKIIQNSKYARLHQYNQYSQYGHVSVLSSIRTGARVSIQSIPSLNSWNTAVIRMIIEPLLSTFLYVFLAGAVSGGFNGAASAATSTGFNHSLIASTLAAVMGACSISTSMTVSEALAWDRFEGTTPFVLTSAKVALPLWFGRIIALVTISLVSDAVTLFITMLVISPSAFFVINMSVLMLLFLIVPVASTGFGIAIAAISMMMNDVYTISNALSAILPIVCGVIAPISVFPKMMQYVLYVIPVTHVTQVSLSIVDGSVNVGVSLLVILIVGALWAIVGVIIWNVGVAIQQHKGTLTNIGF, encoded by the coding sequence ATGATACGAAATAATAATCAGGTTGAAACTATGCGAAATAAAATTATTCAAAATAGTAAGTACGCTAGACTGCATCAATATAATCAGTATTCTCAGTATGGTCACGTGAGCGTGTTATCTAGTATACGAACTGGTGCAAGAGTGAGTATACAGAGTATACCTAGCTTAAATAGTTGGAATACTGCTGTTATTCGTATGATTATTGAGCCTCTTTTATCCACGTTCTTATACGTTTTTCTAGCTGGAGCTGTAAGCGGAGGATTCAATGGAGCAGCTAGTGCTGCAACTAGCACTGGTTTTAATCATAGTTTGATTGCTTCAACTCTTGCTGCTGTAATGGGAGCGTGTTCTATTTCCACAAGTATGACTGTGTCAGAAGCACTAGCATGGGATCGTTTTGAAGGAACAACACCATTCGTGCTTACAAGCGCGAAAGTTGCATTACCATTATGGTTCGGTCGTATTATTGCGCTCGTGACTATTTCTTTAGTGAGTGATGCTGTGACTTTGTTTATAACAATGCTTGTAATAAGCCCAAGTGCTTTCTTTGTGATTAATATGAGTGTGTTGATGCTGTTGTTCCTTATTGTTCCTGTTGCTTCTACGGGATTTGGTATCGCTATAGCTGCTATAAGCATGATGATGAATGATGTTTATACTATTTCTAACGCGCTTAGTGCAATACTTCCTATTGTTTGTGGTGTGATTGCTCCAATTAGCGTATTTCCTAAGATGATGCAATACGTGTTATATGTGATTCCAGTAACTCATGTTACGCAAGTATCGCTTAGTATAGTTGATGGTTCTGTAAATGTTGGCGTATCGCTACTTGTGATTCTTATTGTTGGTGCGTTGTGGGCAATTGTCGGTGTGATCATATGGAATGTTGGTGTGGCGATTCAACAGCATAAAGGTACTTTAACGAATATAGGGTTTTAG
- a CDS encoding MFS transporter: MKTIFSKDNIFIRMRSISPALRWALVGFCFSMLGNQAYEGSVLPSIIIVGLPAWVIGFRKTFMTVADFLSPCSGWIVDKLGGFRALAMTEGVEGVLSLLPLLMLGSLAWKWSLVALSCALLITGQVIDIASEVFEVDAAGGDDGMIVNYSGIVSVLASVTGTLLGSPLGSWIASWSIPAVLIFSSVTSFAACATRFIMKQDISQASCVEEEASQDVENESQENQEKQTELENKADSKSADNQSTIKKSANPSLKSKIMLLAGSLLVAFIPACSVSYILLGLGKQYGSKSLTILYIFSGVGSVLASVLYAHSSQKLGLRKIAVLGIVVSLLAYCFMFSSLLPIMWVAFFLESIGGMLLVEPIIVARQILFKGSALAKFSGWARLAFAIGATTGSWIGFAFSSTFQWHLLPILALIFTAGLLAVLPQLPNTSYAALA; this comes from the coding sequence GTGAAGACGATTTTTAGCAAAGATAATATTTTTATTCGTATGAGATCTATTAGTCCGGCATTGCGATGGGCGCTTGTTGGCTTTTGTTTTTCTATGCTCGGCAATCAGGCGTATGAAGGCTCGGTTTTGCCTTCGATTATTATTGTTGGCTTGCCGGCTTGGGTGATTGGTTTTCGTAAGACTTTTATGACGGTTGCCGATTTTCTTTCGCCATGCTCTGGTTGGATTGTTGATAAGCTTGGCGGTTTTCGCGCTCTTGCTATGACTGAAGGCGTAGAAGGCGTGCTCAGTTTGCTGCCGCTTCTTATGCTTGGCTCTCTAGCTTGGAAGTGGTCGCTTGTAGCTCTTTCTTGCGCATTGTTGATTACCGGGCAAGTGATTGATATCGCTAGCGAAGTTTTCGAGGTTGATGCTGCCGGCGGCGATGACGGCATGATTGTAAACTACAGCGGCATTGTGAGCGTTTTGGCGAGTGTTACAGGAACCTTGCTCGGCTCTCCGCTTGGATCTTGGATTGCAAGCTGGTCAATTCCTGCGGTTTTGATTTTCTCGTCCGTGACTTCTTTTGCGGCTTGTGCTACGCGATTTATTATGAAACAAGATATTTCGCAAGCGTCTTGCGTAGAAGAGGAAGCATCGCAAGATGTAGAGAATGAATCGCAAGAAAATCAAGAAAAGCAAACGGAACTGGAAAATAAAGCAGATTCCAAATCTGCAGATAATCAATCTACTATTAAGAAATCTGCGAATCCATCGCTCAAGAGTAAAATCATGCTTCTTGCCGGATCTCTTTTGGTTGCTTTTATTCCTGCATGCTCTGTTTCTTATATTCTTCTTGGTCTTGGTAAGCAATATGGCTCTAAATCCTTAACAATACTGTATATTTTCAGTGGCGTAGGAAGCGTGCTTGCGTCCGTTTTATATGCGCATTCGTCTCAAAAACTCGGTTTAAGAAAAATAGCGGTTTTAGGAATTGTTGTGAGCTTGCTTGCTTATTGCTTTATGTTTAGTAGTCTTTTGCCAATAATGTGGGTTGCATTCTTCCTTGAATCGATTGGTGGAATGTTGTTGGTGGAGCCGATTATTGTTGCGCGTCAGATTCTGTTCAAAGGAAGTGCGCTCGCTAAGTTTTCTGGTTGGGCGCGCCTTGCGTTTGCGATTGGTGCTACTACTGGATCTTGGATTGGATTTGCATTCTCGTCTACGTTCCAATGGCATCTGTTGCCTATACTTGCGCTGATTTTTACTGCCGGTTTGCTGGCTGTTTTACCACAGTTGCCGAATACCAGCTATGCGGCGCTCGCATGA
- a CDS encoding ABC transporter yields the protein MNTSTRSYASVIRGMWFQLKSLAKTTFFLQNAILAPVCFALMKIVAYYGFSHDCTNCLNNIWVDSSIAGLWSATTTAVGIIGYQRYLGTLQYLTLSVISPAAVFLPIVGSAALLGCIGMPLAIITVAVFCHGFFMITFTQLVGYLLSMLACVASAALLSGIFVLCRKATVYEGLILIPVWMLCGIVIPVESMPLPARVIAFIHPLTSAVWVAHAQSFNATTVLAIVLCVVLSSVLLVIAGFMLRHAIRLATLNGSLNII from the coding sequence ATGAATACTTCTACTCGTTCATACGCTTCTGTGATTCGTGGCATGTGGTTTCAGCTTAAAAGCTTAGCAAAAACAACGTTTTTCTTGCAAAATGCGATACTTGCTCCAGTATGTTTTGCGTTGATGAAAATTGTTGCCTACTATGGTTTTTCTCATGATTGTACTAACTGCCTTAATAATATTTGGGTTGATTCTTCTATAGCTGGATTATGGTCTGCTACAACTACTGCTGTTGGAATTATTGGATACCAGCGTTATTTAGGAACATTACAATATTTAACTTTAAGTGTCATCTCACCTGCTGCAGTGTTTCTTCCTATTGTAGGATCCGCAGCTTTACTTGGGTGCATTGGTATGCCGCTTGCGATTATTACCGTTGCTGTTTTCTGCCATGGGTTCTTTATGATAACATTCACGCAGTTAGTTGGATACTTACTTTCTATGCTCGCTTGCGTAGCTTCTGCTGCATTATTATCTGGAATTTTTGTATTATGCCGTAAAGCTACAGTTTATGAAGGTTTGATTTTAATTCCTGTATGGATGCTTTGTGGAATAGTGATTCCTGTAGAATCAATGCCATTGCCAGCTCGCGTTATTGCGTTTATTCATCCGCTTACGTCTGCAGTGTGGGTGGCTCATGCGCAATCGTTTAATGCTACTACTGTGTTAGCGATTGTGTTATGTGTTGTATTATCCAGCGTTTTGCTTGTTATTGCAGGTTTTATGTTACGTCATGCTATTCGACTTGCAACGCTTAATGGAAGTTTGAACATAATATGA